One Falco naumanni isolate bFalNau1 chromosome 13, bFalNau1.pat, whole genome shotgun sequence DNA segment encodes these proteins:
- the LOC121096913 gene encoding espin-like protein: MTSLALGSNTCQRCVLPASGGTSSPVGSTRAIEFCHSMPDVESCQQPRSQRVLPEEPEPSSPTSSTLHLTGHQLPAAAMEASRHEPAASGATRISLQEDACPICLGPFKGPAAVDPCWHAFCRDCIQRWADTSVTATCPLCRGHIMAIHRLQGQEDHDGVACHHHGHLHPEVEPRRRRRRRRQRQQRGPSSAQRRRLPDGPGERRAPMPRQRVRILSGQQDRDRSPLRQLREIMEELQWVHRLLEDELGPGDDTQQLPLPHYQEEARAGRDGARQVGAGRAQARQALAAGRDPGALLHPPGRSLFPPPAPGSSPRLPPPPEPLATLPVQGEAAEPADVPGLEPAEADADALVPTHDERGRLIPEWKRQVMVRRLRARLADEEAVDGQDAGSWRFSPSRQAVLGPFGELLTEADLQQLERAVESLRLRRRGEAYQGELRRLARELRDLLPAPLLSITVRSPPPAPGQPLPLWCGRLAGAVSSLAALLANAEGARVASPPAAAASPARRQSLEPAGSLVQREIRQCGVCVRSLRGAFESAWGSAGGKAPAESRAEAASDSGISCEEAFSDGGGSPGPGPEWGSLRKERIVMLFLSHWRRSAYGPSPPAVGDLREAAGTGAGGAARLARQMAAIQRLLGGWRDAASRRPPPPPAPAAGRTPLSPEQFVAGPGGGPADYESLSLELFMLGYFRILEQELPAEERRGRHLLCFEVFEQLGRHGWRAVRTFHRAVTDEIAAGRRGWQDGFDDIKARFFGSPQSSSRRPAEPGEEGEEICRYIDRSFAFWKEKEAEIFSLEE; this comes from the exons ATGACATCACTTGCGCTGGGAAGCAACACGTGCCAGCGTTGTGTGCTGCCAGCGTCAGGTGGGACGTCGAGTCCTGTGGGCAGCACCCGAGCCATCGAGTTCTGCCACAGCATGCCAGACGttgagagctgccagcagcccaggagcCAGCGAGTCCTGCCGGAGGAACCTGAGCCTTCGagtcccaccagcagcaccctgcatcTAACAGGACACcaactgccagcagcagcaatggagGCATCCAGGCATGAGCCGGCAGCGTCAGGAGCCACCAGGATCTCCCTGCAGGAGGACGCCTGCCCCATCTGCTTGGGTCCCTTCAAAGGCCCCGCTGCCGTGGACCCGTGCTGGCATGCATTCTGCCGTGATTGCATCCAGCGCTGGGCTGACACCAGCGTCACTGCCACCTGCCCGCTCTGCCGGGGGCACATCATGGCCATCCACCgcctgcagggacaggaggACCACGATGGGGTGGCCTGCCATCATCACGGCCACCTCCATCCTGAAGTAGAGccgaggcggcggcggaggcggaggcggcagcggcagcagcgggGCCCCAGCAGTGCCCAACGCCGGAGACTCCCCGACGGCCCTGGGGAGCGCAGAGCCCCCATGCCCCGCCAGCGTGTCCGCATACTGTCCGGCCAGCAGGACAGAGACCGCAGCCCTCTCCGCCAGCTGCGGGAGATCATGGAAGAGCTGCAATGGGTGCACAGGTTATTGGAGGACGAGCTGGGCCCGGGGGATGACACGCAACAGCTCCCCTTGCCCCACTACCAA GAGGAGGCCCGCGCCGGCCGGGATGGAGCCCGGCAGGTCGGTGCCGGCAGAGCTCAAGCTCGGCAAGCCCTCGCAGCGGGCCGGGATCCCGGCGCCCTTCTTCACCCACCCGGTAGGTCGCTGTTtccgcccccggcccccggctcGTCCCCTCGGCTGCCGCCCCCTCCCGAGCCCCTCGCGACTCTGCCCGTGCAGGGTGAGGCAGCCGAGCCGGCGGACGTCCCCGGGCTGGAACCCGCGGAGGCAGACGCGGACGCCCTGGTGCCCACGCACGACGAGCGGGGCCGCCTCATCCCCGAGTGGAAGCGGCAAGTGATGGTGCGGCGGCTGCGGGCCCGGCTGGCGGATGAGGAGGCGGTGGACGGCCAG GACGCGGGCTCCTGGCGCTTCTCGCCCTCCCGCCAGGCCGTGCTGGGCCCCTTCGGGGAGCTGCTGACGGAGGCggacctgcagcagctggagcggGCGGTGGAGAGCCTGAggctgcggcggcggggcgAGGCGTACCAGGGCGAGCTGCGGCGTCTGGCGCGGGAGCTGCGCGACCTCCTGCCCGCCCCGCTGCTCAGCATCACTGtgcgcagccccccgcccgcccccgggcagcccctgcccctctggTGCGGTCGCCTGGCCGGCGCCGTCAGCAGCCTGGCCGCGCTGCTGGCGAACGCCGAGGGGGCGCGGGTCgcctccccccccgccgccgccgcttccCCCGCCCGCCGGCAGTCGCTGGAGCCGGCGGGCAGCCTGGTACAGCGGGAGATCCGTCAGTGCGGGGTCTGCGTCCGCAGCCTCCGCGGCGCCTTCGAGTCTGCCTGGGGGTCGGCGGGGGGGAAGGCACCCGCGGAGAGCCGTGCGGAGGCCGCCAGCGATTCGGGCATCAGCTGCGAGGAAGCGTTTTCCGACGGCGGCGgctccccggggccggggccggagTGGGGCAGCCTGAGGAAGGAGAGGATCGTGATGCTCTTCCTGAGCCACTGGAGACGCTCCGCCTACGGGCCGTCCCCACCGGCCGTGGGGGATCTCAGGGAGGCAGCGgggaccggggcggggggagcggcccGCCTGGCGCGGCAGATGGCGGCGATCCAGCGGCTTCTGGGCGGCTGGCGGGacgccgcctcccgccgccccccgcccccgccggcccccgccgccggccgcaCGCCGCTCTCCCCGGAGCAATTCgtggcggggcccgggggcggACCGGCCGACTACGAGAGCCTGTCGCTGGAGCTCTTCATGCTGGGATATTTCCGCAtcctggagcaggagctgcccgCCGAGGAGCGCCGCGGCCGCCACCTCCTCTGCTTCGAGGTCTTCGAGCAGCTGGGCCGGCACGGCTGGCGGGCGGTGCGCACCTTCCACCGCGCCGTCACCGACGAGATTGCCGCCGGCCGGCGGGGCTGGCAGGACGGCTTCGACGACATCAAGGCGAGGTTTTTCGGATCCCCGCAGAGCTCGAGCCGACGGCCGGCGGAGCCCGGGGAAGAGGGGGAGGAGATCTGCCGTTACATCGACCGCAGCTTCGCCttttggaaggagaaagaagccGAGatcttcagcctggaggagtGA
- the KLHL30 gene encoding kelch-like protein 30 isoform X2 yields the protein MVRNVDDFDFCLPSHAQGILEGLQRLRANPKLADVTLVVGGREFPCHRGILALCSHYFHAMFSGDFAESIAARVELKEVDPSALEMLLDFTYTGKVTINQGNVEGLMRTSSQLHFPTIQKVCSRYLRQQMDATNCLGICEFGESHGCPEVSSKAWSFLQENFEAVSLQEEFLQLSKERLATYLSNDQLQVQEEQSLAEAVLRWVRHDPGPRAQFLPELLELAHLVSLPDQYLQNLLATEPLIRDSDASKALVAQSRTTGQSDASAQKNPPTPPQKLEEVLVVVGGRVLEEGEDEDRGLEVSAAPRNFAFYNPKSRQWMVLPDFPDYNKWGFSLVALNNDVYVTGGSRGSQNDTWSTTQAWCFCRMDGAWKPIASMLKARTNHTSAVLNGEIYVIGGTTVDVVEVERYDPYNKSWCAISPALKYVSNFAAASCLGKLYLVGSCAIKYNALTLQCYNPVQDLWSVITSPFIPKYLSAPRCATLRGLIYLIGDNTKKVYMYNPEANIWQKVQLLHTLHENGGMVPLGDRLFVTGGHWKGMDGDYRVEMEVYDCTKDLWTREGSLPCLWLFHSSSSIFMDTSKWTEAF from the exons ATGGTGAGGAACGTGGATGACTTTGACTTCTGCCTGCCTTCACATGCCCAGGGCATcctggaggggctgcagcggcTACGTGCCAACCCTAAACTGGCGGATGTGACACTGGTGGTGGGTGGGCGAGAGTTCCCCTGCCATCGTGGCATCCTGGCCCTCTGCAGCCACTACTTCCATGCCATGTTCTCTGGTGACTTTGCTGAGAGCATTGCAGCGCgtgtggagctgaaggaggTGGACCCCAGTGCACTGGAGATGCTGCTTGACTTCACCTACACGGGGAAGGTCACCATCAACCAGGGCAACGTGGAGGGGCTGATGCGGACCTCCAGCCAGCTCCACTTCCCCACTATCCAGAAGGTCTGCAGCCGCTACCTCCGGCAGCAGATGGACGCCACCAACTGCCTAGGTATCTGCGAGTTTGGTGAGAGCCACGGCTGCCCTGAGGTCTCCTCCAAGGCCTGGTCTTTCTTGCAGGAGAACTTTGAAGCCGTCTCTCTGCAGGAGGAGTTCCTCCAGCTCTCCAAGGAGAGATTGGCCACGTATCTCTCCAACGACCAGCTGCAggtgcaggaggagcagagcctggctgaaGCTGTGCTGCGCTGGGTACGCCATGACCCAGGGCCCCGAGCCCAGTTTCTGcctgagctgctggagctggcccACCTTGTCTCACTGCCTGACCAGTACCTGCAGAACCTGCTTGCCACTGAGCCCCTCATCCGTGACTCAGATGCCAGCAAGGCCCTCGTCGCCCAATCCCGCACCACA GGGCAGAGTGATGCCAGTGCCCAAAAGAACCCTCCAACTCCACCGCAGAAGCTGGAGGAGGTGTTGGTGGTGGTCGGCGGCCGTGTGCTGGAGGAGGGTGAGGATGAGGACAGGGGGCTGGAGGTGTCGGCTGCCCCCAGGAACTTTGCCTTCTACAACCCCAAAAGCA GGCAATGGATGGTTCTGCCCGACTTCCCTGATTACAACAAATGGGGCTTTTCCCTGGTGGCTCTGAACAATGATGTATACGTCACAG GTGGCTCCCGAGGGTCCCAGAATGACACATGGTCAACAACTCAGGCCTGGTGCTTCTGCCGGATGGATGGTGCCTGGAAGCCCATCGCTTCCATGCTGAAAGCCCGGACAAACCACACCAGTGCAGTCCTCAATGGTGAGATCTACGTCATTGGGG GGACGACAGTGGATGTGGTGGAGGTGGAGCGCTATGACCCCTACAACAAGAGCTGGTGTGCCATCAGCCCAGCCCTGAAGTATGTGAGCAATTttgcagctgccagctgcttgGGCAAGCTCTACCTGGTGGGCTCCTGTGCCATCAAGTACAACGCGCTCACCCTGCAGTGCTACAACCCTGTCCAAG ATTTGTGGAGTGTTATCACATCCCCCTTCATCCCCAAGTACCTCTCAGCCCCACGCTGTGCCACGCTGCGCGGGCTCATCTACCTCATTGGGGACAACACCAAGAAGGTCTACATGTACAACCCAGAGGCCAACATCTGGCAGAAG GTGCAGCTCCTGCACACACTCCATGAGAACGGCGGGATGGTGCCACTGGGCGACCGGCTTTTTGTCACCGGTGGCCACTGGAAAGGCATGGACGGGGACTACCGGGTGGAGATGGAGGTGTATGACTGCACCAAGGACCTCTGGACGCGGGAgggctccctgccctgcctctggctcttccacagctcctcctccatcttCATGGACACCTCCAAGTGGACGGAGGCTTTCTAG
- the KLHL30 gene encoding kelch-like protein 30 isoform X1, which translates to MVRNVDDFDFCLPSHAQGILEGLQRLRANPKLADVTLVVGGREFPCHRGILALCSHYFHAMFSGDFAESIAARVELKEVDPSALEMLLDFTYTGKVTINQGNVEGLMRTSSQLHFPTIQKVCSRYLRQQMDATNCLGICEFGESHGCPEVSSKAWSFLQENFEAVSLQEEFLQLSKERLATYLSNDQLQVQEEQSLAEAVLRWVRHDPGPRAQFLPELLELAHLVSLPDQYLQNLLATEPLIRDSDASKALVAQSRTTGQSDASAQKNPPTPPQKLEEVLVVVGGRVLEEGEDEDRGLEVSAAPRNFAFYNPKSRQWMVLPDFPDYNKWGFSLVALNNDVYVTGGSRGSQNDTWSTTQAWCFCRMDGAWKPIASMLKARTNHTSAVLNGEIYVIGGTTVDVVEVERYDPYNKSWCAISPALKYVSNFAAASCLGKLYLVGSCAIKYNALTLQCYNPVQDLWSVITSPFIPKYLSAPRCATLRGLIYLIGDNTKKVYMYNPEANIWQKVVGCGGRVQLPSQGGRAALPSPPAPHKHTLHTSYPRCQHPLSLLPAQPLALLTPAELKMPQSFLPSCPVTPTLEAQPLHQVADFKKCSRCRSPQEPPFLASPSYMVCGAPVCAVQQHPTCPFCSSDPLLPAASPTFLPYKHNMWMLLKARCVCRGPQTLQRGWGKGTRSVA; encoded by the exons ATGGTGAGGAACGTGGATGACTTTGACTTCTGCCTGCCTTCACATGCCCAGGGCATcctggaggggctgcagcggcTACGTGCCAACCCTAAACTGGCGGATGTGACACTGGTGGTGGGTGGGCGAGAGTTCCCCTGCCATCGTGGCATCCTGGCCCTCTGCAGCCACTACTTCCATGCCATGTTCTCTGGTGACTTTGCTGAGAGCATTGCAGCGCgtgtggagctgaaggaggTGGACCCCAGTGCACTGGAGATGCTGCTTGACTTCACCTACACGGGGAAGGTCACCATCAACCAGGGCAACGTGGAGGGGCTGATGCGGACCTCCAGCCAGCTCCACTTCCCCACTATCCAGAAGGTCTGCAGCCGCTACCTCCGGCAGCAGATGGACGCCACCAACTGCCTAGGTATCTGCGAGTTTGGTGAGAGCCACGGCTGCCCTGAGGTCTCCTCCAAGGCCTGGTCTTTCTTGCAGGAGAACTTTGAAGCCGTCTCTCTGCAGGAGGAGTTCCTCCAGCTCTCCAAGGAGAGATTGGCCACGTATCTCTCCAACGACCAGCTGCAggtgcaggaggagcagagcctggctgaaGCTGTGCTGCGCTGGGTACGCCATGACCCAGGGCCCCGAGCCCAGTTTCTGcctgagctgctggagctggcccACCTTGTCTCACTGCCTGACCAGTACCTGCAGAACCTGCTTGCCACTGAGCCCCTCATCCGTGACTCAGATGCCAGCAAGGCCCTCGTCGCCCAATCCCGCACCACA GGGCAGAGTGATGCCAGTGCCCAAAAGAACCCTCCAACTCCACCGCAGAAGCTGGAGGAGGTGTTGGTGGTGGTCGGCGGCCGTGTGCTGGAGGAGGGTGAGGATGAGGACAGGGGGCTGGAGGTGTCGGCTGCCCCCAGGAACTTTGCCTTCTACAACCCCAAAAGCA GGCAATGGATGGTTCTGCCCGACTTCCCTGATTACAACAAATGGGGCTTTTCCCTGGTGGCTCTGAACAATGATGTATACGTCACAG GTGGCTCCCGAGGGTCCCAGAATGACACATGGTCAACAACTCAGGCCTGGTGCTTCTGCCGGATGGATGGTGCCTGGAAGCCCATCGCTTCCATGCTGAAAGCCCGGACAAACCACACCAGTGCAGTCCTCAATGGTGAGATCTACGTCATTGGGG GGACGACAGTGGATGTGGTGGAGGTGGAGCGCTATGACCCCTACAACAAGAGCTGGTGTGCCATCAGCCCAGCCCTGAAGTATGTGAGCAATTttgcagctgccagctgcttgGGCAAGCTCTACCTGGTGGGCTCCTGTGCCATCAAGTACAACGCGCTCACCCTGCAGTGCTACAACCCTGTCCAAG ATTTGTGGAGTGTTATCACATCCCCCTTCATCCCCAAGTACCTCTCAGCCCCACGCTGTGCCACGCTGCGCGGGCTCATCTACCTCATTGGGGACAACACCAAGAAGGTCTACATGTACAACCCAGAGGCCAACATCTGGCAGAAGGTAGTGGGCTGTGGGGGCAGGGTGCAATTGCCCTCCCAGGGAGGTAGGGCAGCTCTTccttccccaccagcaccccacaAACATACCCTCCACACCTCTTATCCCAGGTGCCAGCACCCCttgtccctcctgcctgctcagcccTTGGCTCTATTAACCCCTGCAGAGCTCAAGATGCCCcagtccttccttccttcctgccctgtCACACCCACACTAGAAGCACAGCCTTTGCACCAAgttgctgattttaaaaagtgttcaCGCTGCAGAAGCCCACAAGAGCCCCCTTTCCTAGCATCACCCTCCTACATGGTGTGCGGGGCTCCTGTCTGTGCAGTTCAGCAGCATCCTACCTGTCCCTTCTGCTCTTCAgaccccctgctccctgcagcatccccaaCCTTTCTCCCATACAAGCACAACATGTGGATGCTGCTAAAAGCAAGATGTGTCTGCAGGGGCCCTCAGACCTTGCAGAGAGGATGGGGCAAGGGGACACGCTCAGTGGCTTGA
- the LOC121096914 gene encoding LOW QUALITY PROTEIN: erythroferrone-like (The sequence of the model RefSeq protein was modified relative to this genomic sequence to represent the inferred CDS: inserted 1 base in 1 codon; deleted 1 base in 1 codon) produces MRLPELCLALLCAAXPGTDSPGAAREQPPGAAAAAGRAAEAGRGGPGAVDPRQAWMLLAGSPRRAAAGPGAGRAQYEMGQGLAQHRYRPVAGMVKEQVKTRRKAWEGREEEEESEGNPQAGSYRRVEAAFRCQTCENISIEQRARLELQLYYIPEREGMFHRGPGLNLTSGRYTAPIAGYYTFTATPHIAARKRQSSWGNRLRVLICVQSCCQHNGYWESSLLCSARLCPAPRGGGPSLVKHPPLSPGWTVHLFLWTTLQALPSPFKAAPISAPFCWGCEKVLGTTQGAEPVPGVARPFPLPATIAPALLSTEPQGRLHTAAEAAGWPYAACAAEPPAAGQKIWKERMMIMIIVIKQPEKGAQRVQFYLKAKVASPQGVW; encoded by the exons ATGCGGCTGCCGGAGCTGTGCCTGGCTCTCCTCTGCGCCG GTCCCGGGACCGACTCCCCGGGGGCGGCCCGGGAGCAGCCACCGGGCGCGGCAGCAGCTGCGGGGAGGGCGGCGGAGGCGGGacgcggggggccgggggcagtGGACCCCCGGCAGGCGTGGATGCTGCTGGCCGGGAGCCCCAGGCGAGCAGCAGCCGGGCCCGGGGCAGGACGGGCACAGTACGAGATGGGAcaggggctggcacagcaccgGTACCGGCCAGTGGCCG GCATGGTGAAGGAGCAAGTGAAAACACGCAGGAAGGCCTGGGAAGGAcgtgaggaagaggaggaaagtgaAGGCAACCCACAGGCAGGGTCCTATCGTCGTGTGGAAGCAGCCTTCCGCTGCCAGACGTGTGAAAACATCTCCATCGAGCAGAGAGCTcggctggagctgcagctctaCTACATT ccGGAGAGGGAGGGGATGTTCCACCGTGGCCCAGGGCTGAACCTGACCAGCGGGCGGTATACAGCCCCCATCGCGGGCTACTACACCTTCACCGCCACACCGCACATAG CAGCGAGGAAGAGGCAGTCGTCCTGGGGGAATCGTCTGCGGGTGCTGATCTGCGTGcagtcctgctgccagcacaacGGGtact GGGAGAGCTCTCTCCTTtgctctgccaggctgtgcccagcGCCCAGAGGAGGTGGTCCCAGCCTTGTTAAGCAcccacccctctccccaggcTGGACAGTACACCTGTTTTTGTGGACAACACTGCAGGCTCTCCCCTCACCATTCAAAGCGGCTCCGATTTCAGCGCCATTCTGCTGGGGGTGTGAAAAGGTGCTGGGCACCACGCAGGGAGCTGAACCCGTGCCAGGAGTGGCCAGACCTTTCCCTCTGCCAGCCACCATCGcacctgctctgctcagcaccGAGCCCCAGGGAAGACTTCacactgctgcagaagctgcaggcTGGCCTTACGCTGCTTGTGCTGCAGAACCACCTGCAGCCGGA CAAAAGATCTGGAAGGAAAGGATGATGATAATGATAATAGTAATAAAGCAGCCTGAAAAAGGAGCTCAAAGAGTTCAGTTTTATCTAAAGGCTAAG GTTGCATCTCCTCAAGGAGTCTGGTGA